The proteins below are encoded in one region of Belonocnema kinseyi isolate 2016_QV_RU_SX_M_011 chromosome 1, B_treatae_v1, whole genome shotgun sequence:
- the LOC117169762 gene encoding protein FAM136A isoform X2: protein MVEEQRRRVEGEITRVVEEIDKSFLRKMQADMHRCAATCYDNESYSVHRVANCVENCGSALNNAQQYITEEIERVQNRLQRCVMDCNDRVRDKMGPSPSQNDVDKFSNDFENFQEIQVMIMG from the exons atggTAGAAGAACAGAGAAGACGTGTTGAAGGAGAAATTACTAGAGTTGTCGAAGAAATTGACAAAAGTTTCCTTCGGAAAATGCAG GCAGACATGCACAGATGTGCAGCGACGTGTTACGATAACGAGAGCTACAGTGTCCATAGGGTCGCTAACTGTGTCGAAAACTGCGGTTCTGCGCTGAACAATGCCCAGCAGTATATCACAGAGGAAATAGAAAGAGTCCAG AATCGATTACAAAGATGCGTGATGGACTGCAACGACAGGGTGCGGGATAAAATGGGACCATCGCCCTCTCAAAATGATGTCGACAAGTTCAGCAACGATTTTGAAAA TTTCCAGGAAATCCAGGTAATGATCATGGGATAA
- the LOC117169762 gene encoding protein FAM136A isoform X1 encodes MVEEQRRRVEGEITRVVEEIDKSFLRKMQADMHRCAATCYDNESYSVHRVANCVENCGSALNNAQQYITEEIERVQNRLQRCVMDCNDRVRDKMGPSPSQNDVDKFSNDFEKCATSCVDTYCDMLPSLEKTMKNVLSSGKYDK; translated from the exons atggTAGAAGAACAGAGAAGACGTGTTGAAGGAGAAATTACTAGAGTTGTCGAAGAAATTGACAAAAGTTTCCTTCGGAAAATGCAG GCAGACATGCACAGATGTGCAGCGACGTGTTACGATAACGAGAGCTACAGTGTCCATAGGGTCGCTAACTGTGTCGAAAACTGCGGTTCTGCGCTGAACAATGCCCAGCAGTATATCACAGAGGAAATAGAAAGAGTCCAG AATCGATTACAAAGATGCGTGATGGACTGCAACGACAGGGTGCGGGATAAAATGGGACCATCGCCCTCTCAAAATGATGTCGACAAGTTCAGCAACGATTTTGAAAAGTGCGCTACGTCTTGTGTAGATACTTATTGTGACATGTTGCCTTCTCtagaaaaaactatgaaaaacgtACTCTCGAGCGGAAAGTAcgataaataa